Proteins from one Sabethes cyaneus chromosome 2, idSabCyanKW18_F2, whole genome shotgun sequence genomic window:
- the LOC128737259 gene encoding T-box-containing protein TBX6L-like produces the protein MTELMDLRMHHHLALQTEIYRQQMLQRLPDPYPTMLPVPAPRPLMLPPRFPLPTEVDTKLQNRELWSQFHRIGTEMIITKSGRRMFPSMRLSINGLEAEENYCVLIEMVPISDCRFKFSGSQWVPAGGAEPQSPQRMYLHPDSPALGSHWTSQPVVFNKVKLTNNTLDSNGHIVLTSMHKYQPRIHIIKTSDPSQIPWSPQSAFTFPETEFVAVTAYQNDRITKLKIDNNPFAKGFRETGQSRCKRKAGLMNASSRSVDDSEESGGESGPELKRQRTNSGSLDDSDISVSDSSSGTSSPVNVDDLHRNPHEDMIRPHPYHHMLNPAGMAASAAAASWMDLMFPYFQQPHHPLPFSHSHHNLHQHLSVLPASPGRSVEKSVDCSGKKLGFSISAILGYDR, from the exons ATGACAGAGTTAATGGATTTAAGAATGCATCACCATCTCGCTCTCCAGACAGAGATCTATCGGCAGCAAATGTTGCAGCGTTTACCAG ACCCCTATCCTACGATGTTACCGGTGCCAGCACCAAGACCACTGATGCTGCCGCCACGCTTTCCGTTGCCGACGGAGGTGGACACCAAGCTACAGAACCGAGAGCTGTGGAGTCAGTTTCATCGCATCGGAACCGAGATGATCATAACCAAGAGTGGACG CCGTATGTTTCCGTCAATGCGTCTTTCAATCAATGGCCTTGAAGCGGAGGAAAACTACTGCGTTCTCATCGAAATGGTTCCCATCAGTGATTGCCGTTTCAAGTTCAGCGGATCTCAGTGGGTTCCGGCTGGCGGTGCTGAACCACAAAGTCCCCAGCGCATGTACCTGCACCCGGACAGTCCGGCACTCGGTTCTCACTGGACTTCCCAGCCGGTTGTTTTCAACAAAGTCAAATTAACCAACAATACGCTGGACAGTAACGGACAT ATTGTTCTGACTAGCATGCACAAATACCAGCCACGAATTCACATAATCAAGACTTCGGATCCCTCGCAAATACCATGGTCCCCACAGTCGGCTTTCACCTTCCCGGAGACTGAGTTCGTTGCCGTCACCGCTTATCAG AACGATCGCATCACCAAGCTGAAGATCGACAACAACCCATTCGCGAAGGGATTCCGGGAAACAGGTCAGTCGCGCTGCAAGCGAAAAGCTGGCCTTATGAACGCCAGCTCTCGTTCGGTCGACGATTCCGAAGAATCGGGCGGAGAATCCGGTCCAGAACTGAAGCGCCAACGAACAAATAGCGGCTCTTTGGACGATAGTGACATTTCAGTGAGTGATTCGTCCAGTGGTACCAGCTCTCCGGTCAATGTAGACGATCTCCATCGCAATCCGCACGAGGATATGATTCGGCCACATCCCTACCACCATATGCTAAATCCTGCGGGAATGGCTGCCTCGGCGGCTGCTGCCAGCTGGATGGATCTGATGTTCCCGTACTTCCAGCAACCACACCACCCTCTGCCATTTTCCCACAGTCACCATAATCTGCACCAGCATCTGTCCGTGTTGCCAGCGTCACCCGGCAGATCCGTCGAGAAATCCGTGGATTGCTCCGGGAAAAAGCTAGGTTTCAGCATATCCGCCATTCTTGGCTACGACCGGTAG